One genomic region from Podarcis raffonei isolate rPodRaf1 chromosome 16, rPodRaf1.pri, whole genome shotgun sequence encodes:
- the VPS33A gene encoding vacuolar protein sorting-associated protein 33A isoform X1, which translates to MAAHLNSGRVNLMALREAGRKELREFLDKCAGSKAIVWDEYLTGPFGLIAQYSLLKEHEVEKMFTLKPGRLPPADVKNIIFFVRPRLELMDIIAENVLSEDRVRCPQRDFHILFVPHRSLLCEQRLKDQGVLGSFIHREEYSLDLIPFDGDLLSMESESAFKECYLENDQTSLYHAAKGLMTLQALYGTIPQIFGKGECARHVANMMIRMKREFSGSQNPIFPVFDTLLLLDRNIDLMSPLATQLTYEGLIDEIYGIQNTYVKLPPEKFAPKKQGESGKDLPTEPKKLQLNSAEELYAEIRDKNFNAVGSVLSKRAKIISAAFEERHHAKTVGEIKQFVSQLPHMQAARSSLANHTSIAELIKDITTSEDFFDNLTVEQEFMSGIDTDKVNNYIEDCIAQKHPLIKILRLVCLQSVCNSGLKQKVLDHYKREILQTYGYEHILTLNNLEKAGLLKTQLTSRNNYPTIRKTLRLWMDDVNEQNPNDISYVYSGYAPLSVRLAQLLARPGWRSIEEVLKMLPGPHFEERQQLPTGLQKKRQHGENRVTLVFFLGGVTYAEIAALRFLSQMEDGGTEYVIATTKLINGTSWVKSLMEKLEPPPF; encoded by the exons GCCATTGTGTGGGATGAGTATCTTACAGGTCCGTTTGGGCTGATTGCGCAATATTCACTTCTAAAG GAACATGAGGTGGAGAAAATGTTCACTCTCAAACCAGGCCGCCTCCCACCTGCAGATGTCAAGAATATTATTTTCTTTGTCAGACCAaggctagaactcatggacataaTTGCTGAAAATGTGCTCAG TGAAGACAGAGTCCGTTGTCCACAGAGGGATTTCCACATCCTGTTTGTGCCGCACCGCAGCTTGCTGTGTGAGCAGCGACTGAAGGATCAAGGAGTTCTGGGCTCCTTCATTCACAGAGAGGAGTACAGCCTGGACCTCATTCCATTTGATGGAGACCTATTATCCATGGAGTCTGAAAGCGCCTTCAAA gagTGTTACTTAGAAAATGACCAGACCAGCCTCTATCACGCAGCAAAGGGGCTCATGACACTCCAGGCACTTTATGGAACAATCCCACAGATCTTTGGGAAAGGGGAATGCGCAAGG CACGTGGCAAATATGATGATCAGGATGAAGCGGGAGTTTTCTGGGAGCCAGAATCCAATCTTCCCAGTCTTTGATACCCTCTTGCTGCTTGACCGCAACATAGACTTGATGTCACCTCTGGCCACACAGCTGACTTATGAGGGGCTTATTGATGAGATATACGGAATTCAGAATA CTTACGTGAAACTCCCTCCAGAAAAGTTTGCCCCCAAGAAGCAGGGGGAGAGTGGCAAGGATCTCCCCACAGAGCCCAAGAAGCTGCAGCTGAATTCTGCTGAGGAGCTTTATGCAGAGATCCGGGACAAGAATTTCAATGCTGTGGGCTCTGTGCTGAGCAAGAGAGCCAAAATAATCTCAGCCGCATTTGAG GAAAGACACCATGCTAAAACTGTTGGAGAGATCAAACAGTTTGTCTCACAGCTGCCGCACATGCAAGCAGCAAGAAGCTCTTTAGCTAACCACACTTCTATTGCGGAACTCATCAAAGATATCACTA catCAGAAGACTTCTTTGATAACTTAACAGTGGAACAAGAGTTTATGTCAGGAATAGACACTGATAAG GTCAACAACTACATTGAAGACTGTATTGCCCAAAAGCATCCCCTGATCAAGATTTTAAGACTCGTTTGTCTGCAGTCAGTGTGCAACAGCGGACTGAAACAGAAGGTCCTGGATCATTATAAGAGAGAGATTCTCCAG ACTTATGGCTATGAACATATACTGACTTTAAATAATCTAGAAAAGGCTGGACTCTTGAAGACCCAGTTAACCAGTAGAAACAACTACCCAACAATTCGGAAAACTCTGCGTCTGTGGATGGATGATGTCAATGAACAG AATCCCAACGACATCTCTTATGTATACAGTGGCTATGCTCCTCTAAGTGTGCGCCTGGCACAATTGCTTGCCCGTCCAGGCTGGCGAAGCATAGAAGAAGTGTTAAAGATGCTTCCAGGACCACACTTTGAAGAGAGGCAGCAATTGCCAACAGGGCTTCAAAAAAAAC GTCAGCATGGAGAAAACAGAGTCACTCTGGTATTTTTCCTGGGTGGAGTGACGTATGCTGAAATTGCAGCTCTCCGCTTTCTGTCTCAAATGGAAGATGGGGGCACAGAATATGTCATTGCAACAACTAAACTCATCAATGGAACAAGCTGGGTCAAATCTCTAATGGAGAAGTTGGAGCCTCCACCCTTTTAG
- the VPS33A gene encoding vacuolar protein sorting-associated protein 33A isoform X3, whose product MFTLKPGRLPPADVKNIIFFVRPRLELMDIIAENVLSEDRVRCPQRDFHILFVPHRSLLCEQRLKDQGVLGSFIHREEYSLDLIPFDGDLLSMESESAFKECYLENDQTSLYHAAKGLMTLQALYGTIPQIFGKGECARHVANMMIRMKREFSGSQNPIFPVFDTLLLLDRNIDLMSPLATQLTYEGLIDEIYGIQNTYVKLPPEKFAPKKQGESGKDLPTEPKKLQLNSAEELYAEIRDKNFNAVGSVLSKRAKIISAAFEERHHAKTVGEIKQFVSQLPHMQAARSSLANHTSIAELIKDITTSEDFFDNLTVEQEFMSGIDTDKVNNYIEDCIAQKHPLIKILRLVCLQSVCNSGLKQKVLDHYKREILQTYGYEHILTLNNLEKAGLLKTQLTSRNNYPTIRKTLRLWMDDVNEQNPNDISYVYSGYAPLSVRLAQLLARPGWRSIEEVLKMLPGPHFEERQQLPTGLQKKRQHGENRVTLVFFLGGVTYAEIAALRFLSQMEDGGTEYVIATTKLINGTSWVKSLMEKLEPPPF is encoded by the exons ATGTTCACTCTCAAACCAGGCCGCCTCCCACCTGCAGATGTCAAGAATATTATTTTCTTTGTCAGACCAaggctagaactcatggacataaTTGCTGAAAATGTGCTCAG TGAAGACAGAGTCCGTTGTCCACAGAGGGATTTCCACATCCTGTTTGTGCCGCACCGCAGCTTGCTGTGTGAGCAGCGACTGAAGGATCAAGGAGTTCTGGGCTCCTTCATTCACAGAGAGGAGTACAGCCTGGACCTCATTCCATTTGATGGAGACCTATTATCCATGGAGTCTGAAAGCGCCTTCAAA gagTGTTACTTAGAAAATGACCAGACCAGCCTCTATCACGCAGCAAAGGGGCTCATGACACTCCAGGCACTTTATGGAACAATCCCACAGATCTTTGGGAAAGGGGAATGCGCAAGG CACGTGGCAAATATGATGATCAGGATGAAGCGGGAGTTTTCTGGGAGCCAGAATCCAATCTTCCCAGTCTTTGATACCCTCTTGCTGCTTGACCGCAACATAGACTTGATGTCACCTCTGGCCACACAGCTGACTTATGAGGGGCTTATTGATGAGATATACGGAATTCAGAATA CTTACGTGAAACTCCCTCCAGAAAAGTTTGCCCCCAAGAAGCAGGGGGAGAGTGGCAAGGATCTCCCCACAGAGCCCAAGAAGCTGCAGCTGAATTCTGCTGAGGAGCTTTATGCAGAGATCCGGGACAAGAATTTCAATGCTGTGGGCTCTGTGCTGAGCAAGAGAGCCAAAATAATCTCAGCCGCATTTGAG GAAAGACACCATGCTAAAACTGTTGGAGAGATCAAACAGTTTGTCTCACAGCTGCCGCACATGCAAGCAGCAAGAAGCTCTTTAGCTAACCACACTTCTATTGCGGAACTCATCAAAGATATCACTA catCAGAAGACTTCTTTGATAACTTAACAGTGGAACAAGAGTTTATGTCAGGAATAGACACTGATAAG GTCAACAACTACATTGAAGACTGTATTGCCCAAAAGCATCCCCTGATCAAGATTTTAAGACTCGTTTGTCTGCAGTCAGTGTGCAACAGCGGACTGAAACAGAAGGTCCTGGATCATTATAAGAGAGAGATTCTCCAG ACTTATGGCTATGAACATATACTGACTTTAAATAATCTAGAAAAGGCTGGACTCTTGAAGACCCAGTTAACCAGTAGAAACAACTACCCAACAATTCGGAAAACTCTGCGTCTGTGGATGGATGATGTCAATGAACAG AATCCCAACGACATCTCTTATGTATACAGTGGCTATGCTCCTCTAAGTGTGCGCCTGGCACAATTGCTTGCCCGTCCAGGCTGGCGAAGCATAGAAGAAGTGTTAAAGATGCTTCCAGGACCACACTTTGAAGAGAGGCAGCAATTGCCAACAGGGCTTCAAAAAAAAC GTCAGCATGGAGAAAACAGAGTCACTCTGGTATTTTTCCTGGGTGGAGTGACGTATGCTGAAATTGCAGCTCTCCGCTTTCTGTCTCAAATGGAAGATGGGGGCACAGAATATGTCATTGCAACAACTAAACTCATCAATGGAACAAGCTGGGTCAAATCTCTAATGGAGAAGTTGGAGCCTCCACCCTTTTAG
- the VPS33A gene encoding vacuolar protein sorting-associated protein 33A isoform X4 yields the protein MAAHLNSGRVNLMALREAGRKELREFLDKCAGSKAIVWDEYLTGPFGLIAQYSLLKEHEVEKMFTLKPGRLPPADVKNIIFFVRPRLELMDIIAENVLSEDRVRCPQRDFHILFVPHRSLLCEQRLKDQGVLGSFIHREEYSLDLIPFDGDLLSMESESAFKECYLENDQTSLYHAAKGLMTLQALYGTIPQIFGKGECARHVANMMIRMKREFSGSQNPIFPVFDTLLLLDRNIDLMSPLATQLTYEGLIDEIYGIQNTYVKLPPEKFAPKKQGESGKDLPTEPKKLQLNSAEELYAEIRDKNFNAVGSVLSKRAKIISAAFEHQKTSLIT from the exons GCCATTGTGTGGGATGAGTATCTTACAGGTCCGTTTGGGCTGATTGCGCAATATTCACTTCTAAAG GAACATGAGGTGGAGAAAATGTTCACTCTCAAACCAGGCCGCCTCCCACCTGCAGATGTCAAGAATATTATTTTCTTTGTCAGACCAaggctagaactcatggacataaTTGCTGAAAATGTGCTCAG TGAAGACAGAGTCCGTTGTCCACAGAGGGATTTCCACATCCTGTTTGTGCCGCACCGCAGCTTGCTGTGTGAGCAGCGACTGAAGGATCAAGGAGTTCTGGGCTCCTTCATTCACAGAGAGGAGTACAGCCTGGACCTCATTCCATTTGATGGAGACCTATTATCCATGGAGTCTGAAAGCGCCTTCAAA gagTGTTACTTAGAAAATGACCAGACCAGCCTCTATCACGCAGCAAAGGGGCTCATGACACTCCAGGCACTTTATGGAACAATCCCACAGATCTTTGGGAAAGGGGAATGCGCAAGG CACGTGGCAAATATGATGATCAGGATGAAGCGGGAGTTTTCTGGGAGCCAGAATCCAATCTTCCCAGTCTTTGATACCCTCTTGCTGCTTGACCGCAACATAGACTTGATGTCACCTCTGGCCACACAGCTGACTTATGAGGGGCTTATTGATGAGATATACGGAATTCAGAATA CTTACGTGAAACTCCCTCCAGAAAAGTTTGCCCCCAAGAAGCAGGGGGAGAGTGGCAAGGATCTCCCCACAGAGCCCAAGAAGCTGCAGCTGAATTCTGCTGAGGAGCTTTATGCAGAGATCCGGGACAAGAATTTCAATGCTGTGGGCTCTGTGCTGAGCAAGAGAGCCAAAATAATCTCAGCCGCATTTGAG catCAGAAGACTTCTTTGATAACTTAA
- the VPS33A gene encoding vacuolar protein sorting-associated protein 33A isoform X2 has translation MAAHLNSGRVNLMALREAGRKELREFLDKCAGSKEHEVEKMFTLKPGRLPPADVKNIIFFVRPRLELMDIIAENVLSEDRVRCPQRDFHILFVPHRSLLCEQRLKDQGVLGSFIHREEYSLDLIPFDGDLLSMESESAFKECYLENDQTSLYHAAKGLMTLQALYGTIPQIFGKGECARHVANMMIRMKREFSGSQNPIFPVFDTLLLLDRNIDLMSPLATQLTYEGLIDEIYGIQNTYVKLPPEKFAPKKQGESGKDLPTEPKKLQLNSAEELYAEIRDKNFNAVGSVLSKRAKIISAAFEERHHAKTVGEIKQFVSQLPHMQAARSSLANHTSIAELIKDITTSEDFFDNLTVEQEFMSGIDTDKVNNYIEDCIAQKHPLIKILRLVCLQSVCNSGLKQKVLDHYKREILQTYGYEHILTLNNLEKAGLLKTQLTSRNNYPTIRKTLRLWMDDVNEQNPNDISYVYSGYAPLSVRLAQLLARPGWRSIEEVLKMLPGPHFEERQQLPTGLQKKRQHGENRVTLVFFLGGVTYAEIAALRFLSQMEDGGTEYVIATTKLINGTSWVKSLMEKLEPPPF, from the exons GAACATGAGGTGGAGAAAATGTTCACTCTCAAACCAGGCCGCCTCCCACCTGCAGATGTCAAGAATATTATTTTCTTTGTCAGACCAaggctagaactcatggacataaTTGCTGAAAATGTGCTCAG TGAAGACAGAGTCCGTTGTCCACAGAGGGATTTCCACATCCTGTTTGTGCCGCACCGCAGCTTGCTGTGTGAGCAGCGACTGAAGGATCAAGGAGTTCTGGGCTCCTTCATTCACAGAGAGGAGTACAGCCTGGACCTCATTCCATTTGATGGAGACCTATTATCCATGGAGTCTGAAAGCGCCTTCAAA gagTGTTACTTAGAAAATGACCAGACCAGCCTCTATCACGCAGCAAAGGGGCTCATGACACTCCAGGCACTTTATGGAACAATCCCACAGATCTTTGGGAAAGGGGAATGCGCAAGG CACGTGGCAAATATGATGATCAGGATGAAGCGGGAGTTTTCTGGGAGCCAGAATCCAATCTTCCCAGTCTTTGATACCCTCTTGCTGCTTGACCGCAACATAGACTTGATGTCACCTCTGGCCACACAGCTGACTTATGAGGGGCTTATTGATGAGATATACGGAATTCAGAATA CTTACGTGAAACTCCCTCCAGAAAAGTTTGCCCCCAAGAAGCAGGGGGAGAGTGGCAAGGATCTCCCCACAGAGCCCAAGAAGCTGCAGCTGAATTCTGCTGAGGAGCTTTATGCAGAGATCCGGGACAAGAATTTCAATGCTGTGGGCTCTGTGCTGAGCAAGAGAGCCAAAATAATCTCAGCCGCATTTGAG GAAAGACACCATGCTAAAACTGTTGGAGAGATCAAACAGTTTGTCTCACAGCTGCCGCACATGCAAGCAGCAAGAAGCTCTTTAGCTAACCACACTTCTATTGCGGAACTCATCAAAGATATCACTA catCAGAAGACTTCTTTGATAACTTAACAGTGGAACAAGAGTTTATGTCAGGAATAGACACTGATAAG GTCAACAACTACATTGAAGACTGTATTGCCCAAAAGCATCCCCTGATCAAGATTTTAAGACTCGTTTGTCTGCAGTCAGTGTGCAACAGCGGACTGAAACAGAAGGTCCTGGATCATTATAAGAGAGAGATTCTCCAG ACTTATGGCTATGAACATATACTGACTTTAAATAATCTAGAAAAGGCTGGACTCTTGAAGACCCAGTTAACCAGTAGAAACAACTACCCAACAATTCGGAAAACTCTGCGTCTGTGGATGGATGATGTCAATGAACAG AATCCCAACGACATCTCTTATGTATACAGTGGCTATGCTCCTCTAAGTGTGCGCCTGGCACAATTGCTTGCCCGTCCAGGCTGGCGAAGCATAGAAGAAGTGTTAAAGATGCTTCCAGGACCACACTTTGAAGAGAGGCAGCAATTGCCAACAGGGCTTCAAAAAAAAC GTCAGCATGGAGAAAACAGAGTCACTCTGGTATTTTTCCTGGGTGGAGTGACGTATGCTGAAATTGCAGCTCTCCGCTTTCTGTCTCAAATGGAAGATGGGGGCACAGAATATGTCATTGCAACAACTAAACTCATCAATGGAACAAGCTGGGTCAAATCTCTAATGGAGAAGTTGGAGCCTCCACCCTTTTAG